TCCCCCACCGGTGCGTCGACCGTGGGACTGGTCTGCTGCGGGTCAACCACCCGTATCGGGATTCCTTCGCATCGCGGGTTCGGTCAGTTCAGGGTAGCCCGCGTGCCGACGCACTCGGGGCGCCCGGTCGCCGTGCGGGCGGGCCGGGCTGACCTAGAGTGGCTCCGTGACCGCGTGGGTGCCTGACGTACTGCCCGGTTACTGGCAGCAGACCTTCGAGTTGGGTCCGGACCCCGACGGCGAGGGGCGGCTCGTCGCGACCCTGGTGCGCCGGGGCGAACCCGACCCCGACGCCGCGCACGCGGTTCTCGTCGTGCACGGCTACACCGATTACTTCTTCCACACCGAGCTGGCCGATCACTTCGCGTCCCGCGGTTTCGCCTGCTACGCGCTGGACCTGCACAAATGCGGTCGCTCCCATCGCGACGGGCAGACCCCGCACTTCACCACCGACCTGGCCCGCTACGACCGCGAGCTCGAACTGGCGCTCGACGTCATCGCCGCAGAGGCACCCGGGCGGCGCCGGCAGGTGCTGGTGTACGGGCACTCCGCGGGCGGGCTGATCGTGTCGTTGTGGCTGGACCGGCTGCGCCGTCGTGGGCTGACCCACCGCAAGGGGGTGGGCGGTCTGGTGCTCAACAGCCCGTGGCTGGACCTGCAGGGTCCGGCGATCCTGCGCGCCACCCCCACCGCCGCGGCGATCAGGGTGCTGGCCCGGGTGCGCAAGACCTCGGTGGTGCGCCGGCCGCGGCCGGGCGGGTACGGCACCACCCTGCACCGGGACTACGCCGGCGAGTTCGAGTACGACCTGCGCAGGAAACCGATCGGCGGGTTCCCGGTCACCGCCGGCTGGATCGCCGCGATCCGCCGGGGCCAGACCCGGCTGCAGCGTGGTCTGGACGTGGGCGTGCCGAACCTGATCCTGCGCTCGGACCGCAGCGTGCCCGAATCCGACGATCCGGAGGCGATCCAGCGCGGCGACGCGGTGCTCGACGTCGCGCAGATCGCGCGCTGGGCGGGCTGCATCGGCAACCGCAGCACGGTGGTGCCGATCACCGACGCCAAACACGATGTGTTCCTGTCGTTGCCGGAGGTCCGGGCCCGCGCCTACGCCGAACTCGACGAATGGCTGGACTGGTATCTGAACCGGTCGGACCGGCGACGGGACCGGCTCGCCGCCGGAGCCGAGTCGAGGTGAGACCGTGACGGACTTCGACATCGCGATCATCGGAGCGGGTTCGGGCAACACGATCCTCGACGAGCGCTACGACGACAAGCGGATCGCGATCTGCGAGCAGGGGCTGTTCGGCGGCACCTGCCTCAACGTCGGATGCATCCCGACGAAGATGTTCGTCTACACCGCCGGCGTCGCCCGCACCGTCGCCGACGCCGCCCGCTACGGCATCGACGCGCGGGTGGACGCGGTGCGCTGGCCCGACATCGTGTCACGGGTGTTCGGCCGCATCGATCCGATCGCGGTGAGCGGCGAGAACTATCGCCGCTGCTCGCCCAACGTCGAGGTGTTCTCCAGCCATACCCGGTTCCTGCCGTCCGACGGCCCCTACCGGCTGCGCACCGAGGACGGCGACGAGTTCACCGCCGAGAAGGTGGTGATCGCCGCGGGTTCCCGCGCGGTGGTGCCCGAGCAGATCGCCGACTGCGGGGTGCCCTATCACACCAGCGACACCATCATGCGCATCCCCGAACTGCCCGAGGAGCTGATCATCATCGGCGGCGGCTTCGTGGCATGCGAATTCGCCCATGTGTTCTCGGCATTGGGCAGCCGGGTGACCATGCTCATCCGCGGCAGCACCCTGCTGCGCGGTCACGACGACGACATCGCCACCCGGTTCACCGACCTGGCCGCCCGCAAGTGGGATGTGCGCAGCAATCACGAGCTGGCCGACGCCCGCCGGGTCGGCGACGGCATCGAGATCAACTGCCGCGACGGTTCGGTGGTGCGCGGCGACATGCTGCTGGTGGCCACCGGCCGGCGAGCCAACGGGGATCTGCTCGACGCCCACCACGCCGGGGTCGAACTGACCGCCGACGGTCGGGTGGTGGTCGACCGCTACCAGCGCACCACCGCGCGCGGCATCTTCGCGCTCGGCGACGTGTGTTCGGACTACCGGCTCAAGCACGTGGCCAACCATGAGGCCCGTGTGGTCAAGCACAATCTGCTGCAGGACTGGGACGACACCGAGGCGCTGATGCCCGCCGATCACCGTTACGTGCCGTCGGCGGTGTTCACCGATCCGGAGATCGCCGGCGTCGGGCTCACCGAGAACCAGGCCCGGGCGAAGGGCTACCGGATCAAGGTCAAGATCCAGGACTACGCCGACGTGGCCTACGGCTGGGCCATGGAGGACACCACCAGCATCGCGAAGGTCATCGTCGACGCCGACACCGGGCTGATTCTCGGCGCGCACATCATGGGTCCGCAGGCGGCGACCCTGATTCAGCCGGTCGTGCAGGCGATGTCGTTCGGGCTGCCCGCCCAGCAGATGGCGCGCGGACAGTACTGGATCCACCCGGCGCTGCCCGAGGTGATCGAGAACGCGTTGCTCGCGCTGTGCGGTGAGCCGCCGTGGCCGCCGCCGAAACGGCACTGACCTCTCAGCGAACCGGGACCGAGAAACCCCACGGCAGCTCGAGCCGGTGCGCGGCGAGCAGATCCGCATCCGAGAGGATGTCGGCGATCGGCCCGTCGGCGAGGATGACACCCCCGTCCATCACCACCGCGCGATCGCACAGCTGGGCGGCGTACGGCAGGTCGTGGGTGACGATCAGCATCGTCGAGTCCAGGCCCGCCAGTGTCTCGGCCAGCTCCCGCCGCGACACCGGGTCGAGGTTGGCCGACGGCTCGTCGAGCACGAGAATGTCGGGCGCACAGGCCAACACAGTGGCCAGTGCGGCGCGGCGACGCTGTCCGGCCGACAGGTGCGTGGGGCTGCGGTCGGCGTGTTCGGTCAGCGACACCACCCGCAGGGCGTGCGCAACCCGCGCCGCGAGCTCCTCGCCCTGCAGCCCGAAGTTCGCCGGGCCGAACGCCACGTCCTGGGCGACGGTCGGCATGAACAACTGATCGTCGGGGTCCTGGAAGACCAGCCCTACTCGGCGGCGGATCTCCTGGATAGTTTTGCGTTCCAGCGGAATTCCGCTGATGTGCACGCTGCCCGAGGTCGCCGTGAGCACCCCGTTGAGGTGCAGCATCAGGGTGGTCTTGCCCGCACCGTTGGGACCGAGTACCGCGACCCGCTCGCCGGCCCGCACGGTCAGGTCGACGCCGTTGAGGGCCGCGTGCCCGTCCGGATACACATGGTGCAGGCCCTCGATCCGGATCGCGGCGTGCCGACCGTCAGCCACCGATCAGCCCCACCGTCGTCCACGCCGCCACCGAGACCGCCGCCGCGGCGACGGCGGGTGTCAGTGCGGCCGCCCACTGCCGGGCGGTGGCCTTCGGCGGAGCCCCGACCACCGCGAGATCCGGTGCGCTGCCTTCGAAGCCGCGCGAGAGCATGGCCGCGTACACCCGCTCACCGCGTTCGTAGGAGCGCAGGAACAGCGCACCGATCCCGGCCGCGATCGCCCGGGCCTGGTGCAGGGCGCGCGGCGAGTCGCCGCGGGCGATGCGGGCCATGCGCATCCGGCCGGCCTCGGCGGTCAGCAGGTCGATGTAGCGGATCATCAGCACCAGCACCGAGGTCATCACCCCGGGCACGCCGAGCCGGCTCAGCGCCGCCGGCAGTTCGGCCGCCGAGGTGGTGGCGGCGACCGTCAGCGCAGCGGCCACCCCGAGCGTGCCCTTGATCACGATCCCCCAGGCGGCCCACAGTCCGGCCACCGACAGCTGCAGTCCGGCCACCGTGACGCGTTGCCCGCCTTCGGCGAACGGCAGCAGCACCGCCAGCACCAGGAACGGCGCCTCGATGAGCATCCGGGGCAGCACCCACCGCAGCGGGATACGCGCCAGCCGCCACACCGCGACGATGATCACGGCATAGGCCGCGAACGGCCAGAACGTCTCGCGCGGCGTCGCCACCACGGCGAGCACGAACAGCAACAGCGCGACGATCTTCACCTCGGCGGGTGCCCGGTGCACCGCGGAGTCGCCGTGGCGGTAGAGCGGATGTGCGCCGGCGCCCATGTCAGCGCGGGCTCGAGGCGGGCTTGTCGCGGCGGCTGCGGGCGATCGCCCAGAACAGCGCGCCGGCGGCGCCGACGGTGACCACCACCCCGATGACGCCGGCCAGCCCACCGGTGCCCTCGCGGCCGCCGAGGGTGTAGTCGGCCAGCGGGGAATCCGCCAGGTGATGTTCGGCGGCGTGCTGGGCGATGCACTCGCCGACGAGTTCCTCACCGGCGTCGGTCTCGACCACCTCACAGCCCCGCAGCGTGGCCGAGTCCAGCCCGTCGGGGCTGGAGCTGGCGAAATACGAGAACACCCCGGCGATCAGCAGCGTGACCGCCGCGAACGCCACCCAGAACGTCCGCTGCTTCATGCCGCCACCTGCTTTCGTGCCTGCTCGGTCCCGCGCAGCAGATACACCAGGTCGGGCCGGGCCTGTGCGACCGCCAGCACCGTGGCCGCGGTGATCACACCCTCACCGATGCCGATGAGCGCGTGGGTGCCGAACATGTAGCCGGCCACCGCGCCCAGCGAACCCGACCCGGCCCCGCCGATCGCGTACTCGAGCACGAACGCCATTGCCGCGGCGACGGTTCCGACGAGACCGGCGAGGAACGCCAGCACACCCAGCCCGCCCGGCCGGCGCGACAGCAGTACCCGGCGCAGGGCGACGGCGACCCCGTACCCGACGGCCACCCCCACCACGGCCATGTTGGTGATGTTGGTGCCGAGCGCGGTGACCCCGCCGTCGGCGAACAGCAGCGCCTGCACCACCAGCACGATGGTCAGGCACAGCACGCCGGTATAGGGGCCGACCAGGATGGCCGCCAGTGCACCGCCGAGCAGGTGCCCGCTCACCCCGGGCAGGATCGGGAAGTTGATCATCTGGGCCGCGAAGATGAAGGCCGCGACGAGGCCGGCCAGCGGGACGGTGCGCTCGTCGAGCTCCGATCGCGCCTTGACCGCCGCGACCGCCACCGCACCGATCGCGACGACGCCGAAGATCAGCGAGGTCGGAGCGTTGACGATGCCGTCGCTCATGTGCATAGCGACTGGGTTCACGTTCACAGGGGGAGCCTAAGCCGCATGGTGAACATCTGTCTAGATGAACAGATGTTCATGCTGTGGATTCAGCCGTGCCGGGCGCCGATCCAGTGCAGCAGATCGTGCACGGTCTGGTCCTCGAGCCGGTAGCTGACTGTGCGCCCCACCCGGGTCGAACTGACCCAGCCCTGCTGGCGCAACACCCGCAGCGCCTGCGAGACCGCGTTCTCACTGCGGCCGAGCGCGGCGGCCAGGTCCCCCACGCAGATGCCGGGCGCCCGGTGCAGACACAACAGGATTTCCAGCCGGTTGGGGTCGGAGAGCAGATCGAAGCGCAGCGTCCACCCCGCGGTGTCGACGTCCTTCAGCGCCGACGAGGCTCGTTTGACCTGCGAGAGGTCACCTGGCTGGACCACTCCTCGAATCTAATCCAGGACCGGCCCACCGCGGGCGCGGCCCGGCCCGGCGCGCCGACACCCGGGACCGCCGACAGCGCGCGGTGTCGCGGTGTCGTGGTGGTGGTGTCGGGCTCTTCGCCGTCGACCGCGGGGTTGGGTGGTCCCGCGGCCTCACCGCCCTCGTCGTCGTTGTTGGTGGTAGGTCCGACGCCGTGGCGGTCGGTCAGGCGGGTGGTCCAGGCGTTCGGGTCATCACGGTCGACCTGGCGGTTGTGTGGTGGGCAGGCCGGCGCCGGTTCGTCGCGTTGGTGTGGGCGCCATCGGCCCGCCACCAACGCATCATGCTGACGCTGCGGTCCGCTAGTCCAGGAACCCGTGCAGCAGCGCGGCCGACCCCTCGACGTGGGCGCGCATCGCGGCCTCCGCGGCATCGGCGTCACCGGCCAGGATGGCCAGCACAATCGCCTCGTGCTGATCGTTGGAGTGCGCGATGTTGCGGGACAGCAGCGGGATTCGGTCCAGCATTGTGTTGAGCCGCATCCGGTTCTCGGCGACCAGCGGCACCAGCGACGGGCTGCCCGCGGCCTCGGCGATGGCCAGATGCAGCCGGGAATCCAGCCTCCGGTAATCCTGTTCGGACGCCGCCCGCACGTCACCGAGCCGGTTCCACAGGGTCTCGCGTTCGGCGGCGGTGAGCGCCCGGCCGGCCGCCATCCGCGCCGCACCGACCTCGAGGATCTCCCGCAGCCGCAGGGTGTCGTCGAGTTCGGCGGGACTCACCCGGTCCGCTCCGGCGGGTTGGCGGGGCAGCTCCTCGGCCAGGAACGTGCCACCGTAGCGCCCGCGCCGTGACACCAGATAACCGGCGTCGGCCAGCGACTTGATGGCCTCCCGCACCGTGTCGCGGCTGACCCCGAGCCGGGTCGCCAGCTCGCGCTCCGGCGGCAGCGCCTCCCCCGGCTGCAGCACCCCGAGCCGGATGGTCTGCAGCAGCCGCCACACCGTCTCCTCGAAGGCGTTGCCGGGCCGCACCGGACGCAGCAGCGCCGCGCTGATGATCTCCGGGTCGGCCGACATGTCGAGACGCGTTATAGCGGGGTGACGTAGTGGCCGCTGATGCCGCCGTCGACCAGGAATGTCGACGCGGTGATGAACGATGCGTCGTCGCTGGCCAGGAACGCCACCGCGGCGGCGAGCTCCTCGGGTTCGGCGAACCGGCCCATCGGGATGTGCACCAGCCGCCGCGCCGCCCGCTCGGGATCCTTGGCGAACAGCTCCTGCAGCAGCGGCGTGTTCACCGGTCCGGGGCACAGCGCGTTGACCCGGATGCCCTGGCGGGCGTACTGCACGCCGAGCTCCCGCGACATCGCCAGCACGCCGCCCTTGGAGGCGGTGTAGGAGATCTGGGAGGTGGCCGAGCCCATCACCGCCACGAACGACGCGGTGTTGATGATCGAGCCCTTCTGCCGCGGCACCATGTGCCGCAGGGCCGCCTTGCAGCACAAGAAGACCGATTTGAGGTTGACGTCCTGCACCCACTGCCAGGCCGCCGGCGTGGTGTCCTCGATGACATCGTCCTCGGGTGGGGAGATGCCGGCGTTGTTGAACGCGATGTCGACCGCTCCGTGGGTCTCGGCCGCGGTGTCGAACAGGTTGTCGACCGCGGCCTCGTCGGAGACGTCCACGGGGACGAAGGTTCCGCCGAGCTCGTCGGCGACCTGTTTGGCGGCCGGGTCGATGTCGCCGATGACTATGGTGGCGCCTTCGGCGTGCAGCCGGCGGGCGGTGGCCAGCCCGATGCCGCTGCCGCCGCCGGTGATGACGGCCACCTTGCCCGCAAGTCGTTGGGTCAGATCCATCAGCCCTCCTCGACGGCGAAGAACACGTTCTTGGTTTCGGTGAACGACAGCGGGGCGTCGGGGCCGAGTTCGCGGCCGAGTCCGGACTGCTTGAACCCGCCGAACGGGGTGTGATAGCGCACCGACGAATGTGAATTGACCGACAGGTTGCCCGATTCCACCGCGCGGGCGACCCGCACCGCACGCGACAGGTCCCTGGTCCAGATCGACCCGGACAACCCGTAGTCGGTGGCGTTGGCCAGCGCGATCGCGTCGGCCTCGTCCTCGAACGGCAGCACGGTGACCACCGGCCCGAAGATCTCCTCGCGCACACACCGATCGGTGCGCGACGGGGTCAGCACGGTCGGCGGGAACCAGTACCCCGGCCCGGTGGGCGCGTCACCGCGGAACGCGACCGGCGCGTCGTCGGGCACGAACGATGCCACCCAGTCGCGGTGTTGTCTGGACACCAGCGGCCCCATCTCGGTGTCGCGGGACCGCGGATCGCCGACGACCACACCCTTGACCGCCGGCTCGAACAGCTCCATGAACCGGTCATAGACACTGCGCTGCACCAGGATCCGGCTGCGCGCACAGCAGTCCTGACCGGCGTTGTCGAACACCCCGTAGGGCGCGGTGGCGGCGGCCCGCTCGAGGTCGCAGTCGTCGAAGACGATGTTGGCGCTCTTGCCGCCGAGTTCGAGCGTGACGCGTTTGACGTACCGGGCGGCACCGGCCATCACCCGCTTGCCGACCTCGGTGGAGCCGGTGAACACGATCTTGCGGACGTCCGGGTGGCTGACGAAGCGCTCGCCGACCACCGGGCCCGGACCGGGCAGCACGCACAACAGATCCTCGGGCAGCCCCGCCTCGACGGCCAACTCCCCCAACCGGATCGTGGTCAGCGGCGTCCATTCCGCGGGTTTGAGCACCACCGCGTTGCCGGCCGCCAACGCCGGGGCGAACCCCCACGCCGCGATCGTCATCGGAAAGTTCCAGGGCGTGATGATGCCCACCACCCCGATGGGTTCGTTGAAGGTCACATCCAACCCACCGGCAACCGGAATCTGCTTGCCGCTCAATCGTTCCGGTGTGGCCGCGTAGTAGTTGAGCACATCGCGCACATGACCGGCCTCCCATTCGGCGCCGGTGATCGGGTGTCCCGAGTTGGCGACCTCCAGGGCGGCCAGCTCGTCGATGTGAGCGTCGACGACCGAGGCGAACGCCCGCAACGCCTCGGCGCGTTCGGCCGGCGCCAGCCGGGCCCACCGCCGTTGCGCCGCCTTGGCGCGGGCGACCGCCTCGTCCACCCCGGCTTCGTCGGTGAATTCGACGGTGCGCAACACCTCTTCGGTCGCCGGATTGATGATCTGTGCCGCGGTCATGGCCTGGTCCCTCCGCCGGTAGCCGCGACCGTCCCGCGCCTGGCGGCCGCGTACGCGTCGGCGGCCGCCACCACCGCGGCGAACAGCCGCAGGTCGTCGAGTCGTTCCTCGGGATGCCACTGCACCCCGAGCACCCAGCCGTCCGGGAAGCGCTGCGGGTCGCCCTCGATCGCCTCGACGACGCCTTCGTCGTCCCTGGCGCTGACGATCAGCCCGGCGCCGAGGCGGTCGATGGCCTGGTGGTGATAGCACCGCACCTCGGCGCTCGGCCCGATCAGCTCCGCCAGCCGGGTGCCCGCCACGGTGCGCACCGTCGAGGTGGCGAACACCGCGTTGCCGATCCGGTGTCGGCTGTGGCCGATCACGTCGGGCAGGTGTTGGTGCAGGGTGCCGCCGAACGCGACGTTGAGTACCTGCGCGCCGCGGCAGATACCCAGCAGCGGCATCCCCCGGTGCAGCGCGGCGCGCACCAGTGCGAATTCGAACTCGTCACGCCGCCGATTGTCGGCGCCCGGCTCGTCGGTGGCCGGGTGCCGTGGCTGCCCGTAGGCGTCCGGGCCCAGGTCGGGTCCGCCGGTGATGATCAGCCCGTCGATCCGGTCCAGCAGCTCATCGGCGAGTCCGGGGTCGACCGGCTGCGGCGGCAGCAGCACCGCGATACCGCCGGCGCCGCCGACCCCCTCGAGGTATGCAGCGGGCAGCAGCCCCGCCCGCACATCCCAGACGCCGGTCTGCGCCTGCTGCAGATAGGTCGTCAACCCGACGACGGGCCGCCTGTGCTCAGAGGCGCTCAAACCCGCGCATCCTTTCCCAATCCGTGACCGCCGAGTTGTAGGCGGACAGCTCGATCCGCGCGTTGTTGAGATAGTGTTCGACGACCTCGTCCCCGAACGCGGCGCGGGCCACCTCGGAGTTCTCGAACAGGGTCATCGCCTCGCCCAAGGTGGTCGGAAGTCGTTCGGCACCACTGGTGTACGCGTTGCCCACCATCGGCTCGGGCAGCGGCAGCTCGTTATCGATGCCGTACAGGCCGCCGACGATCAGGGCGGCGACCGCCAGGTACTGGTTGACGTCCCCGCCGGGCGCCCGGTTCTCCATGCGCATGCCGGGGCCGTGACCGACCACCCGCAGCGCGCAGGTGCGGTTGTCCAGCC
The window above is part of the Mycolicibacterium hassiacum DSM 44199 genome. Proteins encoded here:
- a CDS encoding alpha/beta hydrolase, with amino-acid sequence MTAWVPDVLPGYWQQTFELGPDPDGEGRLVATLVRRGEPDPDAAHAVLVVHGYTDYFFHTELADHFASRGFACYALDLHKCGRSHRDGQTPHFTTDLARYDRELELALDVIAAEAPGRRRQVLVYGHSAGGLIVSLWLDRLRRRGLTHRKGVGGLVLNSPWLDLQGPAILRATPTAAAIRVLARVRKTSVVRRPRPGGYGTTLHRDYAGEFEYDLRRKPIGGFPVTAGWIAAIRRGQTRLQRGLDVGVPNLILRSDRSVPESDDPEAIQRGDAVLDVAQIARWAGCIGNRSTVVPITDAKHDVFLSLPEVRARAYAELDEWLDWYLNRSDRRRDRLAAGAESR
- a CDS encoding PDGLE domain-containing protein, which gives rise to MKQRTFWVAFAAVTLLIAGVFSYFASSSPDGLDSATLRGCEVVETDAGEELVGECIAQHAAEHHLADSPLADYTLGGREGTGGLAGVIGVVVTVGAAGALFWAIARSRRDKPASSPR
- a CDS encoding gamma-glutamyl-gamma-aminobutyrate hydrolase family protein; this encodes MSASEHRRPVVGLTTYLQQAQTGVWDVRAGLLPAAYLEGVGGAGGIAVLLPPQPVDPGLADELLDRIDGLIITGGPDLGPDAYGQPRHPATDEPGADNRRRDEFEFALVRAALHRGMPLLGICRGAQVLNVAFGGTLHQHLPDVIGHSRHRIGNAVFATSTVRTVAGTRLAELIGPSAEVRCYHHQAIDRLGAGLIVSARDDEGVVEAIEGDPQRFPDGWVLGVQWHPEERLDDLRLFAAVVAAADAYAAARRGTVAATGGGTRP
- a CDS encoding 3-oxoacyl-ACP reductase, encoding MMDLTQRLAGKVAVITGGGSGIGLATARRLHAEGATIVIGDIDPAAKQVADELGGTFVPVDVSDEAAVDNLFDTAAETHGAVDIAFNNAGISPPEDDVIEDTTPAAWQWVQDVNLKSVFLCCKAALRHMVPRQKGSIINTASFVAVMGSATSQISYTASKGGVLAMSRELGVQYARQGIRVNALCPGPVNTPLLQELFAKDPERAARRLVHIPMGRFAEPEELAAAVAFLASDDASFITASTFLVDGGISGHYVTPL
- a CDS encoding energy-coupling factor ABC transporter ATP-binding protein, whose translation is MADGRHAAIRIEGLHHVYPDGHAALNGVDLTVRAGERVAVLGPNGAGKTTLMLHLNGVLTATSGSVHISGIPLERKTIQEIRRRVGLVFQDPDDQLFMPTVAQDVAFGPANFGLQGEELAARVAHALRVVSLTEHADRSPTHLSAGQRRRAALATVLACAPDILVLDEPSANLDPVSRRELAETLAGLDSTMLIVTHDLPYAAQLCDRAVVMDGGVILADGPIADILSDADLLAAHRLELPWGFSVPVR
- a CDS encoding ArsR/SmtB family transcription factor produces the protein MVQPGDLSQVKRASSALKDVDTAGWTLRFDLLSDPNRLEILLCLHRAPGICVGDLAAALGRSENAVSQALRVLRQQGWVSSTRVGRTVSYRLEDQTVHDLLHWIGARHG
- a CDS encoding FadR/GntR family transcriptional regulator, with the translated sequence MSADPEIISAALLRPVRPGNAFEETVWRLLQTIRLGVLQPGEALPPERELATRLGVSRDTVREAIKSLADAGYLVSRRGRYGGTFLAEELPRQPAGADRVSPAELDDTLRLREILEVGAARMAAGRALTAAERETLWNRLGDVRAASEQDYRRLDSRLHLAIAEAAGSPSLVPLVAENRMRLNTMLDRIPLLSRNIAHSNDQHEAIVLAILAGDADAAEAAMRAHVEGSAALLHGFLD
- the cbiQ gene encoding cobalt ECF transporter T component CbiQ yields the protein MGAGAHPLYRHGDSAVHRAPAEVKIVALLLFVLAVVATPRETFWPFAAYAVIIVAVWRLARIPLRWVLPRMLIEAPFLVLAVLLPFAEGGQRVTVAGLQLSVAGLWAAWGIVIKGTLGVAAALTVAATTSAAELPAALSRLGVPGVMTSVLVLMIRYIDLLTAEAGRMRMARIARGDSPRALHQARAIAAGIGALFLRSYERGERVYAAMLSRGFEGSAPDLAVVGAPPKATARQWAAALTPAVAAAAVSVAAWTTVGLIGG
- a CDS encoding energy-coupling factor ABC transporter permease, translated to MHMSDGIVNAPTSLIFGVVAIGAVAVAAVKARSELDERTVPLAGLVAAFIFAAQMINFPILPGVSGHLLGGALAAILVGPYTGVLCLTIVLVVQALLFADGGVTALGTNITNMAVVGVAVGYGVAVALRRVLLSRRPGGLGVLAFLAGLVGTVAAAMAFVLEYAIGGAGSGSLGAVAGYMFGTHALIGIGEGVITAATVLAVAQARPDLVYLLRGTEQARKQVAA
- a CDS encoding aldehyde dehydrogenase family protein, whose protein sequence is MTAAQIINPATEEVLRTVEFTDEAGVDEAVARAKAAQRRWARLAPAERAEALRAFASVVDAHIDELAALEVANSGHPITGAEWEAGHVRDVLNYYAATPERLSGKQIPVAGGLDVTFNEPIGVVGIITPWNFPMTIAAWGFAPALAAGNAVVLKPAEWTPLTTIRLGELAVEAGLPEDLLCVLPGPGPVVGERFVSHPDVRKIVFTGSTEVGKRVMAGAARYVKRVTLELGGKSANIVFDDCDLERAAATAPYGVFDNAGQDCCARSRILVQRSVYDRFMELFEPAVKGVVVGDPRSRDTEMGPLVSRQHRDWVASFVPDDAPVAFRGDAPTGPGYWFPPTVLTPSRTDRCVREEIFGPVVTVLPFEDEADAIALANATDYGLSGSIWTRDLSRAVRVARAVESGNLSVNSHSSVRYHTPFGGFKQSGLGRELGPDAPLSFTETKNVFFAVEEG
- the mtr gene encoding mycothione reductase gives rise to the protein MTDFDIAIIGAGSGNTILDERYDDKRIAICEQGLFGGTCLNVGCIPTKMFVYTAGVARTVADAARYGIDARVDAVRWPDIVSRVFGRIDPIAVSGENYRRCSPNVEVFSSHTRFLPSDGPYRLRTEDGDEFTAEKVVIAAGSRAVVPEQIADCGVPYHTSDTIMRIPELPEELIIIGGGFVACEFAHVFSALGSRVTMLIRGSTLLRGHDDDIATRFTDLAARKWDVRSNHELADARRVGDGIEINCRDGSVVRGDMLLVATGRRANGDLLDAHHAGVELTADGRVVVDRYQRTTARGIFALGDVCSDYRLKHVANHEARVVKHNLLQDWDDTEALMPADHRYVPSAVFTDPEIAGVGLTENQARAKGYRIKVKIQDYADVAYGWAMEDTTSIAKVIVDADTGLILGAHIMGPQAATLIQPVVQAMSFGLPAQQMARGQYWIHPALPEVIENALLALCGEPPWPPPKRH